A stretch of the Marasmius oreades isolate 03SP1 chromosome 8, whole genome shotgun sequence genome encodes the following:
- a CDS encoding uncharacterized protein (CAZy:AA5): MFSHKSLLALGLAAASSSTLAATAGSFVDAGNTMVSAMMMFVGNDEKVYIIDKAEGNPAQINGHPAWGAVWDMNTHKVDLMDIKTNVFCASGMHLPNGSYATFGGNGAIGPGGNIGSVKNPGGASGSYDATYQNYDGSKSIRLLNPCTSKDDFSSSNCQWFDNPDVLSMQKQRWYSAAEPLGDGTIALIGGFVNGGYINRNYPNTDPAYEGGAAEPTYEFYPANGKKAEVMQFMIKTSGLNSYAHTFLMPSGKMLVQANVSTMLWDPATNTETPLPDMPGGVARVYPASGAVAMLPLTPANNYNPTVIFCGGSDMPDEAWGDYANPKINTWDYPASNDCQRITPEPLDGSAPVYVKDDNMLETRTMGQFIILPTGKLLVVNGGLNGTAGYAEHTGQTPLYGDMPYGMSLASGPVGTPAIYDPDAQLGNRWSNAGLATSSIARLYHSSAILLPDGSVLIAGSNPNVDYNATTVFPTEYRAELFYPSYFSATTRPQPSGIPKTLTYGGKPFDITIPASSYSGGSNDAAKNTTVVVLRPGWTTHAMNMGQRYLQLNTTYSVNDDGSITIHCSQMPPNANIFQPGPAWVYVNVNGVPSKGTFVIVGSGNIEKQQLLEVGALPASQTNDKAKGSADGSTTSAGGGNGKGKNGAVRKGSVVGVLGSVVVGAVVALLL; this comes from the exons ATGTTCTCGCATAAATCGCTGCTCGCCCTTGGGCTGGCAGCCGCCTCGTCTTCCACTCTCGCTGCTACAGCAGGCTCCTTTGTCGATGCAGGAAATACGATGGTCAGCGCTATGATG ATGTTTGTTGGCAACGACGAGAAAGTCTACATTATCGACAAGGCGGAGGGAAACCCAGCTCAGATAAACGGTCATCCAGCGTGGGGTGCTGTTTG GGATATGAATACCCACAAGGTAGATCTCATGGACATCAAGACCAACGTCTTCTGCGCTTCTGGAATGCATTTACCAAATGGCTCCTACGCAACCTTTGGTGGCAACGGTGCAATCGGTCCCGGTGGCAATATTGGATCAGTCAAAAATCCTGGCGGTGCCTCTGGCTCTTACGATGCAACCTACCAGAACTACGATGGTTCCAAATCCATTCGTCTCCTCAATCCATGCACATCGAAAGATGACTTCTCGTCTTCCAACTGCCAGTGGTTCGACAACCCCGACGTTCTCTCAATGCAGAAACAACGATGGTACTCCGCCGCCGAGCCCCTCGGTGACGGAACTATCGCTCTCATAGGAGGTTTCGTCAATGGTGGTTATATAAACCGAAACTATCCAAACACCGACCCAGCGTACGAAGGTGGTGCTGCTGAACCTACCTATGAATTCTACCCTGCCAACGGTAAAAAGGCCGAGGTCATGCAGTTCATGATCAAGACATCTGGTCTCAATTCCTACGCCCACACATTCCTCATGCCTTCTGGTAAGATGTTAGTCCAGGCCAACGTTTCGACTA TGCTTTGGGATCCCGCAACCAACACCGAGACACCCCTTCCTGACATGCCTGGTGGCGTCGCTCGTGTCTATCCTGCCTCGGGTGCTGTCGCCATGCTCCCTCTTACCCCCGCCAACAACTACAACCCTACAGTCATCTTCTGTGGTGGTTCGGACATGCCTGATGAAGCTTGGGGTGACTATGCCAACCCAAAAATCAACACATGGGACTATCCCGCATCTAATGACTGTCAGCGAATTACACCTGAGCCTCTCGACGGATCTGCACCCGTGTATGTGAAGGATGACAACATGCTCGAGACTCGTACCATGGGTCAATTCATCATTCTCCCCACTGGAAAGctcctcgtcgtcaacgGTGGTCTCAACGGTACTGCCGGTTATGCTGAACATACTGGTCAGACCCCTCTGTACGGTGACATGCCCTACGGAATGTCTCTGGCATCAGGACCTGTTGGCACTCCCGCGATTTACGATCCTGACGCCCAACTAGGAAACCGATGGTCGAACGCCGGTTTGGCCACCTCCTCTATCGCACGTCTCTACCACTCCTCTGCTATCCTCCTCCCCGACGGTTCTGTCCTCATCGCTGGATCGAACCCTAATGTCGACTACAACGCCACCACCGTTTTCCCAACCGAGTACCGTGCGGAGCTTTTCTATCCTTCTTACTTCTCGGCCACCACTCGTCCTCAGCCATCGGGTATTCCCAAAACTTTAACGTACGGTGGTAAACCCTTTGACATCACTATCCCTGCCAGCTCTTATTCTGGTGGCAGTAACGACGCTGCTAAGAACACCACTGTTGTCGTTTTACGACCTGGATGGACTACACATGCGATGAACATGGGACAACGGTACCTCCAGCTGAACACTACTTATTCTGTCAATGATGACGGTTCTATCACGATCCACTGTTCTCAGATGCCACCCAATGCCAACATATTCCAACCCGGACCTGCATGGGTGTATGTCAACGTGAACGGTGTTCCTTCGAAAGGAACGTTTGTGATTGTTGGATCTGGGAATATTGAGAAACAGCAACTTTTGGAAGTTGGGGCTTTACCTGCGAGTCAGACGAATGATAAGGCTAAAGGGTCTGCTGATGGGTCGACTACGTCTGCTGGTGGTGGTAATGGGAAGGGCAAGAATGGAGCGGTGAGGAAGGGGAGTGTTGTTGGGGTTTTGGGatctgttgttgttggagcTGTTGTTGCTCTTTTACTGTGA